In the genome of Lycium ferocissimum isolate CSIRO_LF1 unplaced genomic scaffold, AGI_CSIRO_Lferr_CH_V1 ctg51, whole genome shotgun sequence, one region contains:
- the LOC132044651 gene encoding 3-ketoacyl-CoA synthase 11-like, which translates to MGDEKNKNPVSSENARISVEAKILPNFLQSIRLKYVKLGYHYLISNAIYLFLVPVLGALLVHVMTISVEDLVQLWDKLKFNLVTVILCSALVVFLGTLYFMTRPRKVYLVDFSCYKPKPDLMCTKELFMDRSKQARSFTEENLAFQKKILERSGLGQKTYFPEALVRVPAEPNMAEARKEAELVMFGAIDELLAKTGVKAKDIGILVVNCSLFNPTPSLSAMIVNHYKLRGNVMSYNLGGMGCSAGLISIDLAKQLLQVNPNSYALVVSMENITLNWYFGNNRSMLVSNCIFRMGGAAILLSNKSSDRRRSKYQLIHTVRTHKGADDRSYGCVFQEEDDKKNVGVALSKDLMAVAGEALKTNITTLGPLVLPMSEQLLFFVTLVARKIFKMKIKPYIPDFKLAFEHFCIHAGGRAVLDELEKNLELSQWHMEPSRMTLYRFGNTSSSSLWYELAYTEAKGRIKKGDRTWQIAFGSGFKCNSAVWSALRTINPAKEKNPWMDEVHEFPVEVPRIVTIGDS; encoded by the exons ATGGGGGATGAGAAAAACAAGAATCCAGTGAGCTCTGAGAATGCGAGAATTTCGGTTGAAGCAAAAATTCTTCCTAATTTTCTTCAATCAATTAGGCTCAAATATGTGAAACTTGGGTACCATTATTTAATCAGCAATGCTATATACCTGTTTTTAGTTCCTGTTTTGGGAGCTCTTTTAGTACATGTTATGACAATTTCTGTTGAGGACTTAGTACAATTATGGGATAAGTTAAAATTCAATCTTGTCACAGTAATTTTATGCTCAGCGTTAGTGGTTTTCTTGGGGACACTTTATTTCATGACAAGGCCTAGGAAAGTGTACTTAGTGGATTTTTCATGTTACAAACCTAAACCTGATCTTATGTGTACTAAGGAGCTTTTCATGGATAGATCAAAACAAGCCAGGAGTTTCACCGAGGAGAATTTGGCCTTCCAGAAAAAAATATTGGAGCGGTCAGGATTAGGACAAAAGACGTATTTCCCCGAGGCACTCGTAAGGGTCCCAGCGGAACCTAATATGGCCGAGGCGAGGAAGGAGGCTGAGCTGGTGATGTTTGGTGCCATCGACGAGCTATTGGCGAAAACCGGGGTGAAGGCTAAGGATATCGGGATACTTGTGGTGAATTGTAGCTTGTTTAATCCAACACCATCACTTTCTGCTATGATTGTTAACCATTACAAGCTGAGGGGAAATGTTATGAGCTATAATCTTGGTGGTATGGGTTGTAGTGCTGGACTCATTTCTATTGACCTTGCCAAACAACTATTGCAG GTGAATCCTAATTCATATGCACTTGTAGTGAGTATGGAAAACATAACACTCAATTGGTACTTTGGCAACAATAGATCAATGCTTGTCTCAAATTGCATATTCAGGATGGGTGGTGCTGCAATTCTTctgtcaaacaaatcatcagaCCGTCGTCGTTCCAAATACCAACTCATCCACACAGTACGTACACACAAGGGCGCGGATGACAGGAGCTACGGTTGTGTGTTCCAAGAGGAGGATGATAAGAAGAATGTCGGTGTTGCCCTATCGAAGGACCTAATGGCTGTTGCAGGGGAAGCACTAAAAACCAACATCACGACTCTCGGGCCATTAGTCCTTCCTATGTCCGAGCAACTCCTTTTCTTCGTGACATTAGTCGCGAGAAAAATCTTCAAGATGAAAATCAAGCCTTATATACCCGACTTCAAGCTGGCGTTTGAGCATTTCTGCATACACGCTGGTGGAAGGGCCGTGCTGGATGAGCTCGAGAAGAATCTCGAGCTCAGCCAGTGGCACATGGAGCCATCAAGAATGACGCTTTACAGGTTTGGAAACACATCAAGTAGTTCATTGTGGTATGAATTGGCTTATACTGAAGCTAAAGGGAGGATCAAGAAAGGAGACAGGACATGGCAAATTGCATTTGGCTCTGGATTTAAATGTAACAGTGCCGTGTGGAGCGCTCTAAGGACGATTAATCCTGCTAAAGAGAAGAATCCATGGATGGATGAGGTTCATGAATTCCCAGTTGAAGTGCCCAGAATTGTGACAATTGGTGATTCTTGA